In uncultured Ilyobacter sp., a genomic segment contains:
- the truB gene encoding tRNA pseudouridine(55) synthase TruB yields MNGIINIDKSSGMTSFDVVRRLKRILKMKKIGHTGTLDPMATGILVICTGRATKLAQDIEGQIKTYVAGFELGYATTTYDTEGEITHRTDKGASIEELEKALENFRGEIDQVPPMYSALKVDGKRLYELAREGKEVERKSRRVTVENLEILDFDGKRGTFTCTVSKGTYIRSLIYDIGELLGTYGVMTSLRRTQVGDYTLDIAYTLEEIEAIVEKGDYSFSKSIEESFPYPGVEISGEKNIKLFNNGNTLVYEKEDGRYRVYNDKKFLGLAEVKRCRLKGYKYYNV; encoded by the coding sequence GTGAATGGAATTATAAATATAGACAAATCTTCTGGAATGACCTCCTTTGATGTGGTCAGAAGACTGAAAAGAATACTAAAGATGAAAAAAATAGGACACACTGGAACTTTGGACCCCATGGCTACAGGAATACTAGTGATCTGTACAGGACGAGCCACAAAGCTGGCCCAGGATATAGAGGGACAGATAAAAACCTATGTGGCAGGGTTTGAACTGGGCTATGCGACGACCACCTACGACACTGAAGGGGAGATAACCCACAGGACAGACAAGGGTGCGTCAATAGAAGAACTTGAAAAAGCTCTGGAAAATTTTAGAGGTGAAATAGATCAGGTTCCTCCTATGTACTCTGCCCTCAAGGTGGACGGAAAAAGGCTTTATGAACTGGCCCGTGAGGGAAAGGAAGTAGAGAGAAAATCTAGGAGAGTGACTGTAGAAAATCTGGAGATACTGGATTTTGATGGGAAAAGAGGAACCTTTACATGTACCGTATCTAAGGGAACTTATATAAGGTCTCTTATCTATGATATAGGGGAACTTTTGGGAACCTACGGGGTAATGACTTCTCTCAGAAGAACACAGGTAGGGGATTACACTTTAGACATTGCCTATACTCTAGAAGAGATAGAGGCCATTGTGGAAAAAGGTGACTATAGTTTTTCTAAAAGTATAGAGGAAAGTTTTCCATATCCTGGTGTAGAGATATCGGGAGAAAAAAATATAAAATTGTTTAATAACGGAAATACTCTGGTTTATGAAAAAGAAGATGGAAGATACAGGGTGTATAATGATAAAAAATTCCTTGGACTGGCAGAAGTAAAAAGATGTCGCCTCAAGGGTTATAAATATTATAATGTGTAG
- a CDS encoding ankyrin repeat domain-containing protein translates to MKKIVFMLLTFLILIGCSNRQTDGEIDIDSVKVTPEDVYTSIFLDDSDSVKLFLDNGFPINYKDESGETLLIKAVKSNSKSVIDILVSSGALLEERTFPKLRKNTNITVPGRTAVYFAENFDILNLLLDKGANVNFVNSEGEPLLINFIKHKPAEYTKLLINKGAKVNSVDENMWTPLIWAVVNSQEEIVKELIIEGADLFYRDSQGNYAVYYAFNKNIISLLLEDGYRIEAKNKDDETIIGEVYLKCVSNGYYEEVEKLLEMGVDVNYMSYGDSALSLAKENKDAKMTALLKNRGAIE, encoded by the coding sequence ATGAAGAAAATAGTCTTTATGCTTTTGACATTTTTGATATTAATAGGTTGTAGTAATAGACAGACTGACGGCGAAATCGATATTGACAGTGTCAAGGTAACTCCTGAAGATGTTTATACATCTATATTTTTAGATGACTCGGACAGTGTAAAACTTTTTTTAGATAATGGATTTCCAATAAATTATAAAGATGAATCTGGAGAAACTCTTTTAATAAAAGCTGTAAAAAGTAATTCTAAGAGTGTTATTGATATTCTGGTTTCAAGTGGTGCTCTTCTTGAAGAAAGAACATTTCCAAAATTGAGAAAGAATACCAATATAACAGTTCCTGGAAGAACAGCTGTTTATTTTGCAGAGAATTTTGATATTTTAAATCTTCTCTTGGATAAAGGTGCCAATGTAAATTTTGTTAACAGTGAAGGAGAGCCGCTTTTAATTAATTTCATAAAGCATAAACCTGCTGAATATACAAAACTCCTTATAAATAAGGGAGCCAAAGTTAATTCTGTGGATGAAAATATGTGGACTCCTTTAATATGGGCCGTAGTAAATTCTCAAGAGGAGATAGTTAAGGAACTTATTATAGAGGGTGCAGACTTGTTCTATAGAGATTCCCAGGGGAATTATGCCGTCTATTATGCCTTCAATAAAAATATTATCTCTCTTCTCCTAGAAGATGGGTATAGGATAGAAGCAAAAAATAAAGACGATGAAACAATTATTGGAGAAGTCTATCTCAAGTGTGTATCTAACGGATATTATGAAGAGGTGGAAAAGCTTCTGGAGATGGGGGTAGACGTAAACTATATGTCTTATGGAGACAGTGCTCTTTCCCTTGCTAAAGAAAATAAAGATGCAAAAATGACTGCTTTACTGAAAAATAGAGGAGCCATCGAGTAA
- the typA gene encoding translational GTPase TypA — protein sequence MKVKNIAIIAHVDHGKTTLVDGMLRQSGVFGSHEALSERVMDSNDLEKERGITIFSKNASLRFKDYKINIVDTPGHADFGGEVQRILKMVDSVLLLVDAFEGVMPQTKYVLKQALEHGLRPIVVVNKIDRPNSTPEEVVDSVFDLFVELGANDMQLEFPVVYASAKNGFAKLNLDDPDENMQPLFETILDHVDDPEGDPEAPVQMLVTNIAPDNYLGKLGTGRIHNGILKKNQEVTLIKRNGELVNYKITRLFGYEGLKRVEMEEAVCGDVVTIAGLEKIDIGETVADRVNPMALPLIDIDEPTLAMTFMVSDSPFVGKEGKFVTSRNIWDRLQKELEHNVSMKVEETGSAEAFVVKGRGELQLSILIENMRREGFELQVAKPQVIFKEIDGVKCEPIELAIIDVADEFVGVVIEKLGIRKGEMINMIQGSDGYTRIEFKVPARGLIGFRNEFMTETRGTGIINHSFFDYEPHRGEVPTRMRGVLISIDAGATTAYSLGNLQDRGVLFVPPGQEVYAGMIIGEHSRENDLTVNVTKGKQLTNMRASGTDANIRLAPPKEFTLEQALEYIADDELVEITPTSIRMRKKILDEGARKRSQRKG from the coding sequence ATGAAGGTAAAGAATATAGCTATTATTGCCCATGTTGATCATGGGAAAACAACTCTTGTAGACGGTATGTTGAGACAATCAGGAGTATTCGGATCTCACGAAGCTTTAAGTGAGAGGGTAATGGACAGTAATGATCTTGAAAAAGAGAGAGGAATCACAATATTTTCAAAAAATGCTTCACTTAGATTTAAAGATTACAAAATAAATATTGTTGATACTCCAGGCCATGCTGACTTTGGTGGAGAGGTACAGAGAATACTTAAAATGGTTGACTCGGTTCTTCTTCTTGTAGATGCATTTGAAGGAGTAATGCCTCAGACAAAATATGTACTGAAGCAGGCTCTTGAGCATGGACTTAGACCTATCGTAGTAGTAAATAAGATCGACAGACCTAACTCTACACCTGAAGAGGTTGTAGACTCTGTATTTGACCTTTTTGTGGAATTAGGTGCAAATGATATGCAGCTTGAATTTCCAGTTGTATATGCTTCTGCAAAAAATGGTTTTGCAAAACTAAATTTAGATGATCCAGATGAAAATATGCAGCCTTTATTTGAGACTATCCTAGATCACGTAGATGATCCAGAGGGAGATCCAGAAGCTCCTGTTCAGATGCTTGTTACGAATATTGCTCCAGATAATTATCTTGGAAAATTAGGTACTGGAAGAATACATAACGGAATTTTGAAGAAAAACCAAGAAGTAACCCTCATAAAAAGAAACGGAGAACTTGTAAATTATAAAATCACAAGGCTCTTTGGATATGAAGGACTAAAAAGAGTTGAAATGGAAGAGGCTGTTTGTGGAGATGTAGTTACAATAGCCGGACTTGAAAAAATAGATATAGGGGAGACTGTGGCAGACAGAGTAAATCCTATGGCTCTTCCTCTTATAGATATAGATGAGCCGACTCTTGCCATGACATTTATGGTTAGTGACTCTCCATTTGTAGGTAAAGAGGGTAAATTTGTAACTTCAAGAAATATATGGGACAGACTTCAAAAAGAGTTAGAGCATAACGTAAGTATGAAAGTAGAAGAAACAGGATCTGCCGAAGCCTTTGTTGTAAAAGGAAGAGGAGAACTTCAACTTTCTATCCTTATTGAAAATATGAGAAGAGAGGGATTTGAACTTCAAGTAGCCAAGCCTCAGGTAATCTTCAAAGAGATAGACGGAGTAAAATGCGAACCTATCGAACTTGCAATAATAGACGTTGCAGATGAGTTCGTAGGAGTAGTAATAGAAAAGTTAGGAATCAGAAAAGGTGAAATGATAAATATGATCCAAGGGTCAGACGGATATACAAGAATCGAGTTCAAGGTACCTGCAAGGGGACTGATCGGATTTAGAAATGAGTTTATGACAGAAACAAGAGGAACGGGAATAATCAATCATTCATTCTTTGACTATGAGCCTCACAGAGGTGAAGTACCTACTAGAATGAGAGGAGTACTTATATCTATCGATGCCGGGGCAACGACAGCATACTCACTTGGGAACCTTCAAGACAGAGGAGTACTATTCGTACCACCAGGTCAGGAAGTATATGCGGGAATGATAATAGGAGAACACTCTAGGGAAAATGACCTTACTGTAAATGTAACAAAAGGAAAACAGCTTACTAATATGAGAGCTTCAGGAACAGACGCAAACATAAGATTAGCTCCTCCTAAAGAATTTACCCTTGAGCAGGCCTTAGAATATATAGCTGATGATGAACTTGTAGAGATAACTCCAACAAGTATAAGAATGAGAAAGAAAATATTAGACGAAGGTGCTAGAAAAAGATCTCAAAGAAAGGGATAA